Proteins encoded together in one Pontiella desulfatans window:
- a CDS encoding integrase core domain-containing protein, with amino-acid sequence MKNDLRKLLRWVCRKLTYNDLASVVPVLLEVLNGSRQDIELKPQEVRPPHYRQFRVDPQPPLCEPLLPHAPQKDWEELQADHLRATGKTIAKVARRTGSPMPPEKCRCRHCHAPVRYLYLNNGKLGSQVQCKICKRTSPTDKPRRESKARYWCPHCGYALFRWKEDGLCTAFKCPNDHCPVYVRNLAQLTPEEHAMRKAGNTSQFKLRYLFREYHFASQDLPLKRPEDAPVDLNRIHHSLHTLGLCLTFSISLGLSARLTAQALERVFGIRISHQTVVNYIKAAACQLADFTDENSPVPEGTCAADETYIKIGGKTRYTWLVITETRRAICGYNLSETRGAEPALGLIQSMCGPPDAPRAEAFELVTDGLPSYDSATVAYNTAAVVAGGEAVLNKRTVIGLKNLDPESETYRVYKQLIERLNRTYKYHTRPRAGFKSFDGATALTTLFVAYYNFMRPHGSLGGHPPVAIACLKGKRLYPDMWVELLRQAA; translated from the coding sequence ATGAAAAATGATCTAAGGAAACTGCTTCGCTGGGTATGTCGCAAGCTTACCTACAACGATCTGGCTTCGGTGGTGCCGGTGCTGCTCGAAGTACTCAACGGTTCAAGGCAGGATATCGAACTCAAGCCGCAGGAAGTGCGGCCTCCGCACTATCGCCAGTTCCGGGTCGATCCTCAACCGCCGCTATGCGAACCATTGCTGCCGCACGCACCGCAAAAGGACTGGGAGGAGCTTCAGGCCGACCATTTGCGCGCCACGGGAAAAACAATCGCCAAGGTAGCGCGTCGGACGGGTTCGCCCATGCCGCCTGAAAAATGCCGATGCCGGCACTGCCATGCCCCCGTGCGCTATCTCTACCTCAACAACGGAAAGCTTGGGTCGCAGGTTCAGTGCAAGATCTGCAAAAGGACTTCGCCAACCGACAAGCCCCGGCGCGAAAGCAAGGCGCGCTACTGGTGCCCGCATTGCGGCTATGCACTCTTTCGATGGAAGGAGGATGGCCTGTGCACCGCCTTCAAGTGCCCGAACGACCACTGCCCCGTCTACGTACGGAACCTCGCCCAGCTCACGCCCGAAGAGCACGCCATGCGCAAAGCCGGAAACACCAGCCAGTTCAAGCTGCGCTACCTCTTCCGCGAATACCACTTCGCCTCGCAAGACCTTCCGCTCAAACGCCCCGAAGACGCCCCGGTCGATCTCAACCGCATCCACCACAGCCTGCATACCCTCGGACTCTGCCTCACCTTCTCCATCAGCCTCGGACTCAGCGCAAGGCTCACCGCCCAGGCGCTCGAACGCGTCTTCGGGATCCGCATCTCGCACCAGACCGTCGTCAACTACATCAAGGCCGCAGCCTGCCAGCTCGCCGACTTCACCGATGAAAACAGTCCCGTTCCCGAAGGAACCTGCGCGGCGGACGAAACCTACATCAAGATCGGCGGGAAAACCCGCTACACCTGGCTCGTCATCACCGAAACACGGCGGGCCATCTGCGGCTACAACCTCTCCGAAACCCGTGGGGCCGAACCGGCGCTCGGACTCATCCAAAGCATGTGCGGCCCGCCGGACGCGCCCCGGGCCGAAGCCTTCGAACTCGTCACCGACGGCCTGCCGTCCTACGACAGCGCCACCGTCGCCTACAACACCGCCGCCGTGGTGGCCGGAGGCGAAGCAGTCCTGAATAAACGTACCGTCATCGGACTCAAGAACCTCGATCCCGAAAGCGAGACCTACCGCGTCTACAAGCAGCTCATCGAGCGGCTCAACCGCACCTATAAATACCACACGCGACCCCGCGCCGGCTTCAAGAGCTTCGACGGAGCCACGGCACTCACCACGCTCTTCGTCGCCTACTACAACTTCATGCGCCCGCACGGCAGCCTCGGCGGGCATCCGCCCGTCGCGATCGCCTGCCTCAAAGGCAAGAGGCTCTACCCCGACATGTGGGTCGAGCTCCTCCGGCAAGCCGCATGA
- a CDS encoding PEP-CTERM sorting domain-containing protein (PEP-CTERM proteins occur, often in large numbers, in the proteomes of bacteria that also encode an exosortase, a predicted intramembrane cysteine proteinase. The presence of a PEP-CTERM domain at a protein's C-terminus predicts cleavage within the sorting domain, followed by covalent anchoring to some some component of the (usually Gram-negative) cell surface. Many PEP-CTERM proteins exhibit an unusual sequence composition that includes large numbers of potential glycosylation sites. Expression of one such protein has been shown restore the ability of a bacterium to form floc, a type of biofilm.), whose protein sequence is MKQYILAAITMAALAGSATAGLIWSENWNDVTTGAGPTLDAEWSYNGTATAYAGTSGPDESVAVWGRKTSTLDRFTDVTSFVDATNNKLQIKAAVQATGLESAEGDTGWIKYTKDSGSNWSTLATYTDNHADWINESFDLNVSTWTAGELAGFGIRFEQVGSQFNDNLRTDDISISSVPEPATIGMVSLAGAALLFIRRRIIK, encoded by the coding sequence ATGAAACAATACATTCTGGCAGCTATTACGATGGCTGCTTTGGCCGGCTCTGCAACAGCGGGGCTGATTTGGTCAGAAAACTGGAATGATGTTACCACGGGGGCAGGCCCCACTCTGGATGCAGAATGGAGCTACAACGGCACCGCGACGGCGTATGCCGGCACATCCGGGCCGGATGAATCTGTGGCCGTCTGGGGACGAAAAACTTCGACGCTGGATCGCTTTACAGATGTCACATCCTTTGTAGATGCCACGAACAACAAGTTACAAATCAAAGCAGCAGTTCAGGCTACCGGACTGGAGTCAGCAGAGGGAGATACCGGCTGGATTAAGTACACCAAAGATTCGGGATCCAACTGGTCTACGCTTGCCACCTACACCGACAACCATGCAGACTGGATCAATGAGTCGTTTGATCTCAATGTTTCCACATGGACTGCCGGTGAGCTTGCCGGGTTCGGCATTCGCTTTGAACAGGTTGGGTCTCAATTTAACGACAACCTTCGCACAGATGACATCAGCATCAGCTCTGTTCCGGAACCGGCCACCATTGGGATGGTTTCTCTTGCAGGCGCAGCGCTGCTGTTTATTCGCCGGCGCATCATAAAATAA
- a CDS encoding sulfatase-like hydrolase/transferase, translated as MSSLLEVSIFSSDPCDPALPTSGINLIKYNNDGLQWASTAASVAGDDFSVSLIKPNLLNDTAVTSDPDYNPATTKLTAITPDFVSGSIVLASTANLDPLTQIDAFYTITITTTGATFSATSGTATILDGSRKGSSAMNNAVIADAVASFNTALSWDTDPFAAGGLTYDSISSIEVTYSVNTIVPNSGASNTSWCTLKSMPINYTAETVYTAPTYDLSVGLALTNGAATDLIQLPAGSNAVFGASSDSYMEISKSGALRSADQLKTDAAVVCDGTLNVVLVPGSDPLAAGDAFDLFEGNINGAITGMFSAVNLPTLSAGLEWTTNTLYTQGFIWVRETNTVAVAKPNVIILFADDLGYADAGFQPLGSADIVTPHIDSIANNGAVFTAGYANGPVCSPSRGGLMTGQYQNRFALHDTPATWHMEDPENPGEVLHDGIPVGMTCFGHRMQDLGYATCMIGKWHGGESREHYPPHRGFDEFFGFNNGATSYYPGENDNENLNRRIMRGMFPVEREDEYITDAFGREAVSFINRHAHPSAGSGQAKPFFLYVPFNAPHGPMTASDEHSQILFGKNASELTLREKLVSMVYSMDLAVGDILDAVRTNGLMEKTLIVFYSDNGGIPSGNGSENTPLRGEKGELWDGGIRVPFCMQWKGQVPAGISYDFVVSGLDLMPTAVELAGGSFTTNDIVDGNNLMAAVTGQTGTPPNDIVLWWHNDKWVARDNEWKLIDLDKNEPTPPELYHILSDISETTDLYGSHPAEAARLYDFYTNTVAEFDLVTDASKWSSNATYYINITDPAQHVINESTNLAEWVEAEFPGTDADNDGIDNYNEFMLGLPPDESSALTNALNWNMNEITSGHLDLTFNRRTGTVGENNLTFPAAAMEETGSLTTGLWSNASATLIDGPNPASSNTVQETFRIIATNSLAYLRLRFE; from the coding sequence GTGTCCAGTCTATTGGAGGTTTCTATTTTTAGCAGTGATCCCTGTGATCCCGCATTGCCGACATCCGGTATTAATCTGATCAAATACAATAATGATGGACTGCAGTGGGCATCTACTGCTGCAAGTGTGGCTGGAGATGATTTCAGCGTGTCGTTGATCAAACCCAACCTCCTTAACGACACTGCCGTTACTTCCGATCCTGACTATAATCCCGCCACCACGAAACTAACGGCGATTACCCCTGACTTTGTCAGTGGCAGTATTGTTCTTGCCAGTACTGCAAACCTTGATCCCTTAACACAGATTGACGCGTTCTACACTATCACCATTACAACCACGGGAGCCACATTCAGCGCCACCAGTGGAACGGCCACCATCCTGGATGGAAGCCGCAAGGGGAGCTCGGCGATGAACAATGCCGTGATCGCCGATGCGGTTGCCTCATTCAACACCGCTCTTTCGTGGGATACGGATCCGTTTGCCGCTGGTGGACTGACCTACGACAGTATTTCGTCCATTGAAGTTACTTATTCGGTTAACACGATCGTTCCCAACAGCGGTGCATCGAATACATCGTGGTGCACTCTAAAAAGCATGCCCATCAACTATACGGCAGAAACGGTCTATACTGCTCCGACTTACGATCTTTCTGTTGGTCTTGCGCTGACGAACGGTGCGGCGACGGATCTGATACAGCTGCCCGCCGGCTCCAATGCGGTCTTTGGCGCGTCATCCGATTCGTATATGGAAATCAGCAAGTCCGGAGCCCTGCGCAGCGCCGACCAACTGAAAACCGACGCTGCCGTTGTCTGCGATGGAACGCTCAATGTCGTGCTCGTTCCGGGGAGCGATCCGCTGGCGGCGGGCGATGCGTTTGATCTGTTCGAAGGCAACATCAACGGCGCCATTACCGGAATGTTTTCAGCAGTCAACCTGCCGACCCTATCGGCCGGTCTGGAATGGACAACCAACACGCTTTATACACAGGGATTCATTTGGGTTCGCGAAACCAACACGGTGGCTGTGGCCAAGCCGAACGTGATCATCCTGTTCGCCGATGACCTCGGTTACGCAGATGCCGGGTTCCAGCCGCTGGGTTCGGCCGACATCGTCACACCGCATATCGACTCGATTGCAAACAACGGGGCCGTCTTCACCGCTGGGTACGCCAACGGGCCGGTCTGCTCGCCGTCGCGCGGCGGACTGATGACCGGGCAGTACCAGAACCGCTTTGCGTTGCACGACACACCCGCCACCTGGCACATGGAAGATCCGGAAAACCCCGGCGAGGTCCTGCACGACGGCATTCCGGTCGGCATGACCTGCTTCGGCCACCGAATGCAGGATCTCGGCTACGCCACCTGCATGATCGGCAAATGGCACGGCGGCGAATCGCGCGAGCACTATCCGCCGCACCGCGGCTTCGACGAATTCTTCGGCTTCAACAACGGCGCCACCAGTTACTATCCCGGCGAAAATGACAACGAAAACCTGAACCGCCGCATCATGCGCGGCATGTTTCCGGTGGAGCGCGAAGACGAGTATATCACCGATGCCTTCGGCCGCGAGGCCGTCTCATTCATCAACCGCCACGCGCACCCTTCGGCTGGCTCAGGGCAGGCGAAGCCATTCTTCCTTTACGTTCCGTTCAACGCGCCGCACGGCCCGATGACCGCGTCCGATGAACACTCGCAGATCCTGTTCGGAAAGAATGCATCGGAGCTGACCCTGCGCGAGAAACTGGTGAGCATGGTCTACTCAATGGATCTGGCCGTCGGCGACATTCTTGACGCAGTCCGCACTAATGGGCTGATGGAAAAAACACTGATTGTTTTCTATAGCGATAACGGAGGTATTCCATCCGGAAACGGCTCGGAGAACACCCCGTTGCGGGGAGAGAAGGGCGAGTTGTGGGACGGCGGCATTCGCGTTCCATTCTGCATGCAGTGGAAAGGGCAGGTGCCGGCCGGAATCAGCTATGATTTTGTCGTGTCCGGCCTTGATCTGATGCCGACCGCGGTCGAACTGGCCGGAGGCAGTTTCACAACCAACGACATTGTCGATGGCAACAACCTGATGGCTGCCGTGACCGGGCAGACAGGAACTCCTCCGAATGACATTGTGCTTTGGTGGCACAACGATAAATGGGTCGCGCGCGACAACGAGTGGAAGCTGATTGACCTCGATAAAAACGAGCCCACTCCGCCGGAGCTTTATCACATTCTCTCCGACATCAGCGAAACCACCGATCTTTACGGAAGCCACCCCGCCGAGGCAGCGCGTTTATATGATTTCTACACCAATACGGTCGCCGAATTTGATCTGGTCACCGATGCTTCTAAGTGGAGCTCAAACGCAACGTATTATATCAATATTACCGACCCGGCGCAGCACGTCATCAATGAGTCGACCAATCTGGCCGAGTGGGTCGAGGCGGAGTTTCCCGGAACCGACGCCGACAACGACGGCATTGATAACTACAACGAATTCATGCTCGGCCTGCCGCCCGATGAATCGTCTGCCCTCACGAATGCACTCAATTGGAACATGAATGAAATTACTTCCGGCCATCTCGACCTGACCTTCAACCGTCGCACCGGAACCGTCGGGGAAAATAACCTGACGTTCCCCGCGGCGGCCATGGAAGAAACCGGGTCGCTGACGACCGGGTTGTGGAGCAACGCCTCGGCCACTTTGATCGACGGGCCGAACCCCGCCAGCAGCAACACCGTTCAGGAAACATTCCGCATCATCGCCACCAATTCTCTCGCCTACCTCCGCCTGCGGTTTGAGTAG